One window from the genome of [Mycobacterium] stephanolepidis encodes:
- a CDS encoding DUF6131 family protein: MIVLGAILLAAGFFLDIGWLWTGGVVLIVIGLILMVAGRMGHAIGGRRHYY, translated from the coding sequence ATGATCGTCCTCGGAGCCATCCTGTTGGCCGCCGGTTTCTTTCTCGACATTGGATGGTTGTGGACCGGCGGGGTCGTGCTCATCGTCATCGGATTGATCCTGATGGTGGCGGGCCGCATGGGGCACGCCATCGGTGGCCGTCGCCACTACTACTAA
- a CDS encoding TetR/AcrR family transcriptional regulator, which produces MIYTSIMRSKSDREPTFTEVARRDQIVACAIEVIAEVGYPQTSIRKIAERAGIAMSVVLYHFGSKDGLVEAVIASMYRSGLDAVVPEVDRARTQTDKLAAYIRSSISYFDSHRIQLAALTQLAAGYKPSGGRHLRDVGLTPELAAQLTQLDPSAILRAGQKSSEFSSFPVDSTAIALRGAVNAVVEKILQDPAFDTGGYTEDLVKMFRRVVRRV; this is translated from the coding sequence TTGATCTATACTTCGATCATGCGATCTAAAAGCGATCGGGAACCCACGTTCACCGAGGTCGCTCGCCGCGATCAGATCGTCGCGTGCGCCATCGAAGTCATCGCCGAGGTGGGTTATCCGCAGACCTCGATTCGGAAGATCGCCGAGCGCGCCGGAATCGCGATGAGCGTGGTGCTGTACCACTTCGGCTCCAAGGATGGACTCGTCGAGGCGGTGATCGCGTCCATGTACCGGTCCGGACTCGATGCCGTGGTCCCCGAGGTTGATCGAGCGCGGACGCAGACTGACAAGCTTGCGGCCTACATCCGCTCCAGTATCAGCTATTTCGACAGTCACCGGATTCAGCTGGCAGCGCTGACACAGCTCGCAGCGGGCTACAAACCCAGCGGCGGCAGACATCTCCGCGACGTGGGATTGACGCCCGAACTGGCCGCGCAATTGACCCAGCTCGACCCGTCAGCCATTCTCCGAGCGGGTCAGAAGTCCAGCGAATTCTCTTCCTTTCCAGTCGATTCCACTGCGATCGCACTGAGAGGAGCCGTCAATGCCGTCGTGGAGAAGATCCTGCAGGATCCCGCGTTCGATACAGGTGGGTACACCGAGGATCTCGTGAAGATGTTCCGGCGCGTGGTGAGGAGGGTGTAG
- a CDS encoding phytoene desaturase family protein, whose translation MSTATVVGSGPNGLAAAITLARAGISVTVLEATDEPGGGCRSSEMLHPGLIHDHCAAAHPMAIGSSFLTSLDLARHGVHWLLPDIDCVHPLDDGSAGVLFRSVDDTAARMGRDGNRWRALFGYPSRHFDTLVEDITAPLLRIPRHPVQLARFGMPAALPASAIAQLLRTESARALYGGVAAHAFRPLHYPMTAAVGLGIMTAGHRHGWPVVSGGTGSLIGAMTTTLSDLGAEVHTGVRIDDAAQLPAADLTLFDLEPGSVAKILGDRLPTRVVRAFTQFRHGPGAFKVDFAIEGGVPWTASVARRAGTVHLGGTYAEVASTERQIHAGTMPERPFVLVGQQYLADPQRSSGNVHPLWTYAHVPFGYTGDATEAIIEQIGRFAPGFRERIVGLAVRSTTEMSVYNANYVGGDIMTGAKDVRQLVFGPRVGLAPYSLGTPGMYICSAATPPGPGAHGMCGVHAANTALKRLPR comes from the coding sequence ATGAGCACCGCGACCGTTGTCGGCAGCGGACCCAACGGGCTGGCCGCAGCAATTACCCTCGCCCGCGCGGGGATCTCTGTCACTGTGTTGGAAGCCACTGATGAACCCGGGGGCGGGTGCCGTTCCTCGGAGATGCTCCATCCTGGGCTCATCCATGACCACTGCGCGGCCGCGCACCCGATGGCGATCGGGTCGTCCTTCTTGACCAGTCTGGATCTGGCTCGCCATGGTGTGCACTGGCTCCTGCCAGATATCGATTGCGTTCACCCCCTCGACGACGGCTCGGCAGGCGTGCTGTTCCGATCGGTCGACGACACCGCCGCACGGATGGGGCGGGACGGCAACCGTTGGCGTGCGTTGTTCGGTTATCCCTCGCGACATTTCGACACCCTCGTGGAAGACATCACCGCGCCGTTGCTGCGGATACCTCGCCACCCTGTTCAGCTGGCGCGATTCGGCATGCCCGCCGCCCTGCCCGCCTCAGCCATCGCACAACTGCTCCGCACCGAATCGGCCCGCGCCCTCTACGGCGGCGTCGCCGCGCATGCCTTCCGCCCCTTGCACTACCCGATGACCGCCGCGGTTGGCCTCGGAATCATGACGGCCGGACACCGCCACGGTTGGCCCGTCGTCTCCGGCGGCACCGGTTCTCTCATCGGCGCCATGACCACAACGCTGAGCGACCTGGGCGCGGAGGTGCACACGGGCGTTCGCATCGATGACGCCGCACAACTACCCGCCGCCGATCTCACGCTGTTCGACCTTGAACCCGGCTCTGTCGCAAAGATTCTCGGTGATCGACTGCCCACGCGAGTCGTCCGTGCGTTCACCCAGTTCCGGCACGGGCCCGGCGCCTTCAAGGTCGATTTCGCGATCGAGGGCGGCGTGCCGTGGACCGCATCCGTCGCGCGCCGGGCAGGCACTGTGCACCTTGGCGGGACCTACGCCGAGGTGGCCTCAACCGAACGGCAGATCCACGCGGGGACCATGCCGGAGCGTCCCTTCGTCCTTGTCGGCCAACAGTATCTGGCCGACCCGCAGCGCTCCTCCGGCAATGTCCACCCGTTGTGGACCTACGCACACGTGCCATTCGGCTACACCGGAGACGCCACCGAGGCGATCATCGAGCAGATCGGACGATTCGCGCCCGGGTTTCGTGAACGGATCGTCGGTCTGGCGGTGCGCTCCACCACGGAGATGTCGGTGTACAACGCCAACTACGTGGGCGGGGACATCATGACCGGCGCCAAGGACGTTCGACAGCTGGTGTTCGGCCCCCGTGTCGGGCTCGCTCCGTACAGCCTTGGTACACCGGGCATGTACATCTGTTCGGCGGCCACACCGCCCGGCCCCGGCGCTCACGGCATGTGCGGTGTACATGCCGCGAACACCGCACTCAAACGTCTCCCCCGATGA
- a CDS encoding pyridoxamine 5'-phosphate oxidase family protein — translation MPTLTDEMKRMLGSQLAILATVTDGTTPNIGPKRSLRVRDEHSLIFNENTGGQTLANIHAGSKVSVAVIDREALDGYRFVGSAHVHESGPAFDDAVAFAQERGLKYPRCAVVIAIDDIYTLKPGVTAGKRV, via the coding sequence ATGCCCACGCTCACCGATGAGATGAAGCGGATGCTCGGTTCCCAGCTGGCGATTCTTGCGACCGTGACCGACGGCACGACCCCCAACATCGGGCCCAAACGCTCTCTGCGGGTCCGGGATGAACACTCGCTGATTTTCAACGAGAACACCGGAGGGCAGACCCTGGCCAACATCCATGCGGGATCGAAGGTCTCGGTCGCGGTGATCGATCGCGAAGCGTTGGACGGCTACCGGTTCGTCGGTTCGGCCCACGTTCACGAGTCGGGGCCCGCGTTCGACGATGCCGTCGCGTTTGCGCAGGAACGAGGCTTGAAGTACCCACGCTGTGCCGTCGTTATCGCGATCGACGACATCTACACACTCAAGCCGGGCGTCACCGCGGGGAAGCGCGTGTAG
- a CDS encoding WhiB family transcriptional regulator, with translation MSTDLFFSPDNERGRARNLREARAKQICRNCPVRDPCGRYAIAAGESFGVWGATTPRERRDRSGVPPRKRALDVVGQCE, from the coding sequence ATGTCGACCGATCTGTTCTTCTCACCGGATAACGAGCGGGGAAGAGCCCGAAACCTGCGGGAGGCCCGCGCCAAACAGATCTGCCGGAATTGCCCGGTGCGGGACCCATGCGGTAGGTACGCCATCGCGGCGGGTGAATCGTTCGGAGTATGGGGAGCAACCACGCCACGGGAACGGCGCGACCGGAGCGGGGTGCCGCCGCGGAAGCGAGCACTAGACGTAGTTGGGCAATGCGAATAA
- a CDS encoding glycosyltransferase, whose translation MARIVIAAIGSHGDVAPLTGVGVRLRQAGHQVTVAAFDRFSSLISDSGLCFRGIAEPGAPSQDADVNVTKGLAEFLAPRGMRSLGDAMLSAVQDLAADILLLSPFCELAGHPLAEAKGIPSMGIRLQPCSATAQFPPATLGAWSAGAAGNRLASHAGARLVDRLYGGVVAGFRRDLGLPKVSASKSRKNRTQSKWTILHGFSTYIVPRPPDWRPGLEVAGYCWPETDPQWQPTPELTDFLQAGDPPVYFGFGSTMTSAADAARLSELVRGAVHQAGVRGIVQTGWAGINPNDDDDDDILTVGELPHSWLFPRMAAVVHHCGAGTTAAGLRAGVPTVPVPGLGDQPFWAGRLRNLGLSTGTIPQRALTTERLSEAIRAATTDQELKDRVRRAADVIGAEDGAACAVATIDRLLG comes from the coding sequence GTGGCCCGTATCGTCATCGCCGCCATCGGCAGCCACGGCGATGTCGCCCCGTTGACCGGTGTCGGTGTCCGCCTACGCCAGGCCGGACATCAGGTGACAGTCGCCGCGTTTGACCGCTTCAGCTCCTTGATATCCGACTCGGGCCTGTGTTTCCGTGGCATTGCAGAGCCGGGCGCACCATCGCAGGATGCCGATGTCAACGTCACCAAGGGCCTGGCCGAGTTTCTTGCCCCACGAGGCATGCGATCCCTCGGCGACGCAATGCTCAGCGCCGTTCAGGATTTGGCGGCAGACATCTTGCTGCTATCACCCTTCTGCGAACTCGCCGGTCATCCCCTAGCCGAGGCGAAAGGCATTCCCTCCATGGGGATCCGGCTTCAGCCTTGTTCTGCCACCGCGCAGTTTCCGCCCGCGACCCTCGGGGCTTGGTCCGCCGGGGCGGCAGGCAATCGTCTGGCATCCCACGCCGGGGCCCGGCTCGTCGATCGCCTCTATGGCGGGGTGGTGGCCGGTTTCCGGCGAGATCTCGGTCTACCGAAAGTATCGGCAAGCAAGTCACGCAAAAACCGTACGCAGTCGAAATGGACTATTTTGCATGGCTTCTCGACGTACATTGTGCCGCGTCCGCCGGATTGGCGGCCAGGCCTGGAGGTCGCCGGGTACTGTTGGCCGGAAACCGATCCACAGTGGCAGCCCACCCCAGAGTTGACCGATTTCCTCCAGGCGGGCGACCCACCGGTGTACTTCGGCTTCGGCAGCACGATGACGTCGGCTGCCGACGCTGCACGCCTATCGGAGCTCGTGCGCGGCGCGGTACATCAGGCGGGTGTGCGGGGCATCGTGCAAACGGGTTGGGCCGGAATCAATCCCAATGATGATGATGATGATGACATTCTGACCGTGGGCGAGCTGCCGCACAGCTGGCTCTTTCCACGCATGGCCGCCGTGGTGCACCATTGCGGCGCCGGGACAACCGCTGCCGGTCTGCGTGCCGGCGTGCCCACGGTGCCTGTACCCGGCCTCGGAGATCAACCCTTCTGGGCTGGACGGCTCCGGAATCTGGGGCTCAGCACCGGCACCATCCCACAACGCGCACTGACGACTGAACGGCTCTCGGAGGCCATCCGGGCGGCCACTACCGACCAAGAGCTCAAAGATCGGGTCCGCCGGGCCGCGGATGTCATCGGGGCCGAGGACGGCGCCGCCTGCGCTGTCGCAACCATCGACCGACTATTGGGCTGA
- the car gene encoding carboxylic acid reductase: MTETISTPAATTTPDLADQQELERRVAQVVSNDPQLQGLIPDDAVSDAVNEPGLTLIELIRRLLEGYGDRPALGQRAVELVTDEHGVTTVALKTEYVTTSYRELWNRAEAIAAAWYAQGIRDGDFVAQLGFTSTDFASLDVAGLRLGTVSVPLQTGASVQQRNAILEETQPTVFAASVEYLEAAVESVLATPSVQLLSVFDYHPEVDAHRDALSAVRDRLEAAGRTITIDSLGDAIARGRELPAAPQPSEDPDALRLLIYTSGSTGTPKGAMYPQWLVANLWQKKWLTTTVIPSVGVNFMPMSHLAGRLTLMGTLSGGGTAYYIASSDLSTFFEDIALIRPTEVLFVPRVVEMVFQRYQAELDRSLAPGESNAEIAEQMKVRIREEDFGGRVLNAGSGSAPLSPEMNDFMESLLQVAMLDGYGSTEAGAVWRDGVLQRPPVTEYKLVDVPELGYFTTDSPHPRGELRIKSETMFPGYYKRPETTADVFDADGFYMTGDVVAELGPDHLKYLDRVKNVLKLAQGEFVAVSKLEAAYTGSPLVRQIFVYGNSERSYLLAVVVPTPEALERYADSPDALKPLIQDSLQQVAKGAELQSYEIPRDFIVETVPFTVESGLLSDARKLLRPKLKEHYGERLEALYADLAESQNERLRELAREAAGRPVLDTVTDAAAALLGASAADLGPDVRFIDLGGDSLSALSYSELLRDIFEVDVPVGVINSVANDLAAIARHIEAQRTGAATQPTFASVHGRDATVINAAELTLEKFIDESVLKAAKEIQPPTADVKTVLVTGGNGWLGRWLVLDWLERLVPAGGKVYALIRGTDAAAARARLDAVYESGDPKLSAHYRQLAEQGLEVIAGDFGDQNLGLSQDIWQKLAGDVDLIVHSGALVNHVLPYSQLFGPNVAGTAEIIKLAISERLKPVTYLSTVGIADQIPVTQFEEDSDVREMSAQRQINDGYANGYGNSKWAGEVLLREAHDLAGLPVRVFRSDMILAHSEYHGQLNVTDVFTRTIQSLLLTGVAPGSFYELDAEGNRQRAHYDGVPGDFTAASITAIGGVNVTDGYHSFDVFNPHHDGVSMDTFVDWLIEAGYKIARIDDYGQWLARFETALKGLPEQQRQQSVLPLLKMYQNPQAAIDGSALPTAEFSGAVREAKVGGLDQTPGEIPHVTKELILKYADDISLLGLIWGA; the protein is encoded by the coding sequence ATGACTGAAACGATTTCCACACCCGCCGCAACCACGACGCCCGATCTCGCCGACCAGCAAGAGCTCGAACGACGTGTCGCGCAGGTCGTCTCCAACGACCCGCAGCTGCAGGGCCTCATCCCCGATGACGCGGTGTCCGACGCGGTCAACGAACCCGGCCTGACACTCATCGAGCTGATCCGGCGACTGTTGGAGGGCTACGGGGATCGCCCGGCTCTCGGGCAGCGCGCCGTCGAGCTGGTGACGGACGAACACGGCGTGACCACCGTGGCGCTGAAGACCGAGTACGTCACCACGTCCTATCGCGAGTTGTGGAATCGCGCCGAGGCCATCGCCGCCGCCTGGTACGCACAGGGAATCCGTGACGGTGACTTTGTCGCGCAGCTCGGCTTCACCAGCACGGACTTCGCCTCATTGGATGTTGCGGGGCTACGTCTGGGGACTGTCTCGGTGCCATTGCAGACCGGCGCATCCGTGCAGCAGCGCAACGCGATCCTCGAAGAGACGCAGCCCACGGTCTTCGCCGCCAGCGTCGAGTACCTCGAAGCCGCCGTGGAATCCGTGCTCGCGACGCCGTCGGTGCAATTGTTGTCGGTATTCGACTACCACCCAGAGGTGGACGCTCATCGCGACGCACTGAGTGCCGTGCGTGACCGGCTGGAGGCGGCGGGCCGCACGATCACCATCGACTCGTTGGGTGATGCCATCGCCCGAGGACGCGAGCTTCCCGCGGCACCGCAGCCCAGCGAGGACCCCGATGCACTGCGTCTGCTGATTTACACCTCCGGTAGCACCGGAACCCCCAAGGGGGCCATGTACCCGCAGTGGCTGGTGGCCAACCTGTGGCAGAAGAAGTGGCTCACCACAACGGTGATCCCATCCGTGGGCGTCAACTTCATGCCGATGAGCCACCTCGCGGGTCGCCTTACTCTGATGGGCACCCTCTCCGGAGGCGGTACGGCGTACTACATCGCGTCCAGCGACCTCTCGACGTTCTTCGAGGACATCGCGCTTATCCGCCCGACCGAGGTGCTGTTCGTGCCGCGCGTGGTGGAGATGGTCTTTCAGCGATACCAGGCCGAGCTGGATCGCTCGCTCGCGCCCGGCGAAAGCAATGCCGAAATCGCCGAACAGATGAAGGTGCGCATCCGCGAGGAGGACTTCGGCGGACGCGTGCTCAACGCCGGATCTGGTTCTGCGCCACTATCTCCCGAGATGAATGACTTCATGGAATCGTTGCTGCAGGTAGCGATGCTGGACGGTTACGGTTCCACCGAGGCCGGGGCGGTGTGGCGTGACGGTGTCTTGCAGCGCCCTCCGGTCACCGAGTACAAGCTTGTGGATGTTCCCGAACTCGGTTATTTCACAACGGATTCCCCGCATCCGCGGGGTGAGCTGCGCATCAAGTCGGAGACCATGTTCCCCGGCTACTACAAGCGCCCCGAAACCACGGCGGATGTCTTCGACGCGGACGGCTTCTACATGACCGGCGACGTGGTCGCCGAGTTGGGACCGGACCACCTCAAGTACCTTGACCGCGTCAAGAACGTGCTCAAGCTCGCCCAGGGTGAGTTTGTCGCGGTGTCCAAGCTGGAGGCCGCCTACACCGGTAGCCCGCTGGTTCGGCAGATCTTCGTGTACGGCAACAGCGAGCGTTCGTACCTGCTGGCGGTCGTCGTGCCCACTCCGGAAGCCCTTGAACGATATGCGGATTCGCCGGATGCGCTCAAGCCGCTGATCCAGGATTCACTGCAGCAGGTCGCCAAGGGTGCGGAGCTACAGTCCTACGAAATCCCCCGGGACTTCATCGTTGAGACCGTGCCGTTCACGGTCGAGTCCGGATTGCTATCGGATGCCCGTAAGCTGTTGCGCCCCAAGCTGAAGGAGCACTACGGCGAACGACTGGAGGCGCTGTACGCCGACCTGGCCGAAAGTCAGAACGAGCGTCTGCGCGAGCTGGCGCGGGAGGCGGCGGGCCGTCCGGTGCTCGATACCGTGACCGATGCCGCTGCGGCCCTGTTGGGGGCGTCAGCGGCAGACCTGGGCCCCGATGTCAGGTTCATTGACCTCGGCGGTGACTCGCTTTCGGCGCTGTCGTACTCCGAGTTACTGCGCGACATCTTCGAGGTGGACGTTCCGGTCGGTGTCATCAACAGCGTCGCCAATGATCTGGCCGCCATCGCCCGGCACATTGAGGCACAGCGCACCGGCGCCGCGACGCAGCCGACGTTCGCCTCGGTTCACGGCAGAGATGCCACGGTTATCAACGCAGCCGAACTCACCCTCGAAAAGTTCATCGACGAGTCGGTGTTGAAGGCGGCCAAGGAAATTCAGCCACCTACCGCGGACGTGAAGACCGTATTGGTGACCGGCGGCAATGGCTGGCTAGGACGCTGGCTGGTACTGGACTGGCTAGAACGGCTGGTTCCCGCCGGAGGAAAGGTATATGCACTCATCCGCGGCACCGACGCCGCGGCCGCCCGTGCGCGCCTCGATGCCGTCTATGAGTCGGGAGACCCGAAGCTGTCGGCGCACTACCGTCAGCTCGCGGAGCAGGGCCTTGAAGTGATCGCCGGTGACTTCGGTGACCAGAACCTGGGCCTGTCCCAGGATATTTGGCAGAAGCTGGCCGGAGATGTCGATCTGATAGTCCATTCCGGTGCGTTGGTGAACCATGTGCTGCCGTACAGCCAGCTGTTCGGCCCGAATGTGGCGGGCACCGCCGAGATTATCAAGCTGGCGATCTCCGAACGGCTCAAGCCGGTCACCTATCTGTCGACGGTCGGTATCGCCGATCAGATCCCGGTGACGCAGTTCGAGGAAGACTCAGATGTCAGGGAGATGTCGGCGCAGCGGCAGATCAACGACGGCTACGCCAACGGATACGGCAATTCGAAGTGGGCCGGCGAGGTGCTGCTACGTGAGGCACACGACCTGGCCGGGCTGCCGGTGCGGGTGTTCAGGTCCGACATGATCCTGGCCCACAGCGAGTACCACGGTCAGCTCAATGTCACCGACGTATTCACGCGAACGATCCAGAGTTTGTTGCTCACCGGTGTAGCACCGGGCAGCTTCTACGAACTCGATGCCGAGGGCAATCGTCAGCGCGCCCATTACGACGGCGTCCCAGGCGATTTCACTGCCGCTTCCATCACCGCGATCGGTGGGGTGAACGTGACGGACGGTTACCACAGCTTCGATGTGTTCAACCCCCACCACGATGGCGTCTCGATGGATACCTTTGTGGATTGGCTGATCGAGGCCGGGTACAAGATCGCCCGGATTGACGACTACGGCCAGTGGCTGGCCCGGTTCGAGACGGCCCTCAAGGGGTTGCCCGAGCAACAGCGTCAGCAGTCCGTGCTGCCGCTGCTCAAGATGTACCAGAATCCGCAGGCGGCGATCGACGGAAGTGCGCTGCCGACAGCTGAATTCAGCGGAGCCGTGCGAGAGGCGAAGGTCGGCGGCCTTGACCAGACACCAGGTGAGATCCCGCATGTCACCAAGGAACTGATCCTCAAGTACGCCGACGATATCAGTCTGCTGGGTCTGATCTGGGGGGCGTGA
- a CDS encoding potassium channel family protein, whose protein sequence is MRVAIAGAGKVGRSVARELLDYGHKILLIERERSNFDPHAVPGADWLNADACELDTLEDAGIETCDVVVAATGDDKANLVVGLLAKNEFGVPRVVARINDIRNQSLFGPTWGVDVAVSTPGAMVAGIEGAIDIGHLVRLMGLREGSAELTKLTLPEDNPLVGQRVANLDLPPNTALVTLIRNGTVVVPQAEDVLEAGDEMLFIANSAVEPAVRAAIHGAAVAPDR, encoded by the coding sequence ATGCGAGTGGCGATTGCCGGTGCGGGCAAGGTCGGCCGTTCCGTTGCCCGTGAGCTGCTCGACTACGGCCACAAGATCCTGCTGATCGAACGCGAGCGCAGCAACTTCGACCCGCACGCCGTGCCCGGCGCCGACTGGCTCAACGCCGACGCCTGCGAGTTGGACACCCTGGAAGATGCGGGGATCGAGACCTGCGACGTCGTAGTCGCTGCCACCGGTGACGACAAGGCAAATCTCGTTGTGGGCCTGCTGGCCAAGAACGAGTTCGGGGTACCCAGGGTGGTGGCCCGCATCAACGACATTCGGAACCAGTCGCTGTTCGGCCCGACCTGGGGTGTCGACGTAGCGGTCTCGACACCCGGCGCCATGGTGGCGGGTATCGAGGGCGCGATCGACATCGGACACCTGGTCCGCCTCATGGGATTGCGCGAGGGAAGCGCGGAACTGACAAAACTGACGCTGCCCGAAGACAATCCGTTGGTGGGACAGCGTGTGGCAAACCTGGACTTGCCGCCAAACACCGCACTGGTCACCTTGATTCGGAATGGAACCGTCGTAGTTCCCCAGGCCGAGGATGTCTTGGAGGCCGGGGACGAGATGCTCTTCATCGCCAACAGCGCGGTCGAGCCCGCCGTTCGCGCAGCAATCCACGGAGCCGCAGTAGCGCCCGACAGATAG
- a CDS encoding potassium/proton antiporter, whose protein sequence is MSLHELYLALLIGGLVLLASIVGTRVATRIGFPSLLFFLLVGVVLGEDGLGLDFDNVELARNVCTAALAVILVEGGLTTRFSDIRKVLAPAGALATVGVVISTMVTAVGAHVLLRMDWQLALLLGAIVSSTDAAAVFSVLRVLPLPRRLAGLLEAESGFNDAPAVILVLMFSIVPFVFEPKSAVVQIVYELLAGSAIGLVCGFLGAMALRRVALPASGLYPIATFGIGLVAFAASGSVHASGFIAAYLAAVVLANSGLPHRSATRSFAEGLGWLAQIGLFVLLGLLVNPSELWGDLVPAIVVGLVLLLVARPLSVVGSLVGFGIPWRERAFLSWAGLRGAVPVVLATFPIVEGVPDSYRLLNIVFVLVVVFTLIQGPSLRPVARLLGLITREATREIQVEAAPLDVLDAELLTMKVQSGSRLRNVTILELRLPDPAVVTLIIRQGNTFVPLPDTRIESDDELMIVTTSKARALTESRLRAVSRRGKLAYWFDEYGDLG, encoded by the coding sequence GTGAGCCTGCACGAGCTGTACCTGGCCTTGCTCATTGGTGGGCTTGTGCTGCTCGCCAGCATCGTCGGCACTCGGGTGGCCACGCGTATCGGGTTCCCCAGTCTCTTGTTCTTTCTCTTGGTGGGTGTGGTGCTCGGCGAAGACGGGCTCGGCCTTGACTTCGACAATGTGGAACTGGCCCGGAACGTGTGCACCGCAGCACTTGCGGTCATTCTCGTCGAGGGTGGCTTGACCACGCGGTTCTCCGATATTCGTAAGGTCCTCGCGCCCGCCGGCGCGCTGGCCACCGTCGGTGTGGTGATCAGCACGATGGTCACCGCGGTCGGTGCGCACGTGTTGTTGCGCATGGATTGGCAGTTGGCATTGCTGTTGGGCGCCATCGTGTCCTCCACCGATGCCGCGGCCGTGTTCTCCGTGCTGAGGGTGCTGCCGCTGCCGCGCCGGCTCGCCGGTCTACTGGAGGCGGAGTCCGGATTCAACGACGCTCCCGCCGTGATTCTGGTCTTGATGTTCAGCATCGTGCCCTTCGTATTCGAGCCGAAGAGCGCTGTTGTTCAGATCGTGTACGAGCTGCTGGCCGGTTCCGCGATCGGTCTGGTGTGTGGGTTTCTCGGGGCGATGGCGCTGCGCCGTGTTGCCCTGCCCGCGTCGGGCCTGTACCCGATCGCGACATTCGGTATCGGGCTGGTCGCGTTCGCAGCCTCTGGCAGCGTGCACGCCAGCGGATTCATCGCCGCCTATCTGGCCGCGGTGGTGCTGGCCAATTCCGGTCTACCGCATCGGTCTGCCACTCGATCTTTCGCCGAGGGGCTCGGTTGGCTGGCGCAGATAGGTCTCTTCGTGCTGCTGGGCTTGCTGGTCAATCCCAGTGAGCTATGGGGCGACCTGGTTCCGGCGATCGTCGTCGGGCTTGTGCTGTTGCTGGTGGCCCGGCCGTTGTCTGTGGTGGGATCGCTTGTTGGATTTGGAATCCCCTGGCGCGAGCGGGCCTTTCTGTCCTGGGCAGGTCTGCGTGGTGCGGTGCCCGTTGTTCTTGCCACTTTTCCGATCGTGGAGGGCGTACCGGACAGTTACCGCCTGCTGAACATCGTGTTCGTTCTGGTGGTGGTCTTCACGTTGATACAGGGGCCGAGCTTGCGGCCTGTCGCGCGTCTGCTCGGTCTGATCACCCGCGAAGCTACCCGTGAAATCCAAGTCGAGGCAGCACCTTTAGATGTGCTGGATGCCGAGTTGCTCACCATGAAGGTGCAGTCGGGTTCGCGGCTGCGCAATGTCACCATCCTCGAACTGCGATTGCCCGACCCAGCTGTCGTCACGCTGATCATCAGGCAGGGCAACACCTTCGTACCGCTACCGGACACCCGGATCGAGTCGGACGACGAATTGATGATCGTCACCACCAGTAAGGCGCGGGCGTTGACGGAGTCGCGACTGCGTGCGGTGAGCCGGCGCGGCAAGCTCGCGTACTGGTTCGACGAGTACGGGGACCTCGGCTGA
- a CDS encoding three-helix bundle dimerization domain-containing protein: MAVLSEQAGIGDLVEQLHGRHPNLTRDIVEAVVRAEHSRFDDSPLRDYVPLLVERRAREELALLSV; this comes from the coding sequence GTGGCGGTACTCAGTGAGCAGGCAGGGATCGGCGACCTTGTGGAACAGCTCCATGGGCGGCATCCGAATCTGACTCGCGACATCGTGGAGGCGGTAGTTCGGGCCGAGCACTCTCGCTTCGATGACAGCCCCCTGCGTGACTACGTCCCACTACTGGTCGAGCGGCGGGCGCGTGAGGAGCTGGCCCTGCTCAGCGTGTAG
- a CDS encoding glutaredoxin domain-containing protein, with product MTKPIPASDEVVLYWRPGCPYCIKLRAELRFSGLRYTEVNIWESAAAAAYVRSVANGNETVPTVDVAGHPLVNPSRRQLLALVREHAPQALRE from the coding sequence ATGACGAAGCCCATTCCAGCGTCTGACGAGGTCGTCCTGTACTGGCGACCGGGCTGCCCCTACTGCATCAAGCTCCGGGCCGAACTGCGTTTCAGCGGACTTCGCTACACCGAAGTCAACATCTGGGAATCCGCGGCGGCGGCGGCCTACGTACGTTCCGTTGCCAACGGCAACGAGACGGTGCCGACCGTCGACGTCGCGGGGCATCCCCTGGTGAATCCCTCGCGGCGGCAGCTGCTGGCGTTGGTGCGAGAGCACGCACCGCAGGCGTTGCGAGAGTGA